A single Chryseobacterium sp. DNA region contains:
- a CDS encoding thiamine pyrophosphate-dependent enzyme: MENTLHEKVSQDILLKAYNHMMLAKAMADIYEENRNICKYVHSTSRGHEAIQLATAYQLKKEDWVSPYYRDESILLGIGFEPYQLMLQLLAKADDPFSGGRSYYSHPSSRDENKPKIIHQSSATGMQTIPTTGVAQGIKYIQDFNLQHFENNPVVVCSLGDNSVTEGEVSEALQFASLHQLPIIFLVQDNEWGISVTKEEARTCDAYDFVAGFTGLSRMRVDGTDFIESFEAMKKAVDFVRTERKPLVVCAKTVLIGHHTSGVRREFYRDEEDLAKHRAKDPGEILRKQLLETGADEDLLKQITKKARLEAEEAFERAKNADDPNPETVMQHVFAPTPITEEAGTREPANGEKIVMVDAAIHAIQELMWKHPEALLYGQDVGERIGGVFRETVTLGKKFGSKRVFNTAIQEAYIIGSTAGMSAVGLKPIVEVQFADYIYPGINQLITEISKSSYLSGGKFPVSNIIRVPIGAYGGGGPYHSGSVESILANIKGIKIAYPSNAADFKGLLKAAYYDPNPVVMLEHKGLYWSKVPGTEDAKTIEPAEDYILPFGKGKVIIEADKAETEKGRTVLVVTYGMGVYWAKEAAKNHNGRVEVIDLRTLIPLDEELVFERVKAHGKCIVLTEEQLNNSFAEAFAHRISKNCFRYLDAPVETMGSLDVPAVPINLVLEKEMLPNAEKLSNKIEEMLTY, translated from the coding sequence ATGGAAAATACACTTCACGAAAAAGTTTCTCAGGATATATTACTCAAGGCGTATAATCATATGATGCTGGCCAAGGCAATGGCTGATATTTACGAAGAAAACAGGAATATATGCAAATACGTTCACAGCACTTCAAGAGGCCACGAAGCTATCCAGCTGGCAACAGCTTATCAATTAAAAAAAGAGGACTGGGTTTCTCCTTATTACAGAGATGAAAGCATTCTTTTGGGGATTGGTTTTGAACCTTACCAATTAATGCTTCAACTATTGGCTAAAGCTGACGATCCTTTTTCGGGAGGAAGGTCTTATTATTCACATCCTTCAAGCAGAGATGAAAATAAACCTAAGATCATTCACCAAAGTTCCGCTACCGGAATGCAGACGATCCCTACAACCGGTGTTGCACAGGGGATAAAATACATCCAGGATTTCAATCTGCAGCATTTTGAAAATAATCCCGTAGTCGTTTGCAGCCTTGGAGATAACTCTGTAACAGAAGGTGAAGTAAGTGAGGCCTTACAGTTTGCTTCTTTACATCAGCTTCCGATCATATTCCTCGTTCAGGACAATGAATGGGGAATCTCCGTGACTAAAGAGGAAGCAAGAACCTGTGATGCTTACGATTTTGTAGCAGGTTTTACAGGATTAAGCAGAATGAGGGTGGATGGAACAGATTTCATAGAAAGTTTTGAAGCCATGAAAAAGGCTGTTGATTTCGTAAGAACTGAAAGAAAACCTTTAGTAGTTTGTGCAAAAACCGTACTGATCGGACACCACACCTCCGGAGTAAGAAGAGAATTCTATAGAGACGAAGAAGATTTAGCCAAGCATAGAGCAAAAGATCCGGGAGAAATCCTTAGAAAACAATTACTGGAAACCGGAGCAGACGAAGATCTTTTAAAACAAATTACCAAAAAAGCGCGTCTTGAAGCTGAGGAAGCTTTTGAAAGAGCCAAAAATGCAGATGATCCTAACCCTGAAACAGTCATGCAGCATGTTTTCGCTCCTACTCCAATTACCGAAGAGGCTGGAACGCGTGAGCCTGCCAATGGTGAAAAGATTGTGATGGTAGATGCGGCCATCCATGCTATACAGGAATTGATGTGGAAACACCCTGAAGCACTCCTTTACGGACAGGACGTAGGAGAAAGAATCGGTGGAGTTTTCCGTGAAACGGTAACATTAGGAAAGAAATTCGGAAGTAAAAGAGTCTTCAATACAGCCATTCAGGAGGCATATATCATTGGTTCCACAGCCGGAATGAGTGCCGTTGGATTAAAACCTATCGTTGAAGTTCAGTTTGCCGATTATATTTATCCCGGAATCAACCAGCTTATCACAGAAATTTCAAAATCCAGTTATTTAAGTGGCGGAAAATTTCCGGTCAGCAATATCATCAGAGTCCCAATTGGAGCGTACGGCGGCGGCGGCCCCTACCACAGTGGAAGTGTTGAAAGTATTTTAGCCAATATCAAAGGAATCAAAATAGCGTACCCAAGTAACGCTGCAGACTTTAAAGGATTATTAAAAGCGGCTTATTACGACCCTAACCCGGTGGTCATGCTGGAGCATAAAGGATTGTACTGGAGTAAAGTTCCGGGAACCGAAGATGCAAAAACAATTGAACCGGCAGAGGATTATATCCTTCCATTTGGAAAAGGAAAAGTAATCATTGAAGCAGATAAAGCGGAAACCGAAAAAGGAAGAACAGTATTGGTCGTGACTTACGGAATGGGCGTTTACTGGGCTAAAGAAGCTGCCAAAAACCATAACGGAAGAGTGGAAGTTATCGATTTGAGAACTTTAATCCCGTTAGATGAGGAGCTTGTATTTGAAAGAGTAAAAGCACATGGAAAATGTATTGTCCTGACAGAAGAACAGCTTAACAATTCGTTTGCAGAAGCTTTTGCCCACCGTATTTCGAAAAACTGCTTCAGATATCTGGATGCTCCGGTAGAAACAATGGGATCTTTAGATGTTCCTGCCGTTCCTATCAACCTGGTCCTTGAAAAAGAAATGCTTCCGAATGCGGAGAAGCTCTCCAACAAGATCGAAGAGATGCTTACATATTAA
- a CDS encoding S8 family peptidase, whose translation MNKIFISISTLIISFISAQNNNDALKREFERQRIENNEKFDAYVSKHYGASRSPETLKKIEEERASIAAFAPNGQPLFNKAQDLDQIKNSNSDFLQGGNISGLTGSFNGENIKFTIFDGSTANAPSRVFADHVFFNNATGRITNKESSTLNYGDHATSIAGFIGAKDYPYTVTFTNGTTRAVNFRGIAPNSTIDAYAFMDSTLPGNTTASTVFQKILIAQPAISNHSYGTNPGWTQALVNGAAAWVWAGDFTSPNTAYDMQGTYFETDRDYDRIVYNNPSYIIVKSAGNSYGMGPGTSAGTKYYSKGTVAFTASDTLPPNNCSQGYDCIGFGSLGKNIIVVGATDRITTNDGRYTASSDVIHSGYSSAGPRDDGGIKPDITAVGTSVASASTNNDATGSQGITVGDGTSYSAPVVTGIMGLWTQISKQLFSGNPLSAASAKTLMIHSALEAGNIGPDPHFGWGFINAKKGAELLVAKSNNSIIFNDETLTSGTPNAKIVTASGSEPLKVTISWIDPEYTTMPATYADAYNDRTSKLINDLDVRIIDTSNNTIYYPWKLNALSPMSPATKADNTVDNVEQVVIDNPVAGRNYRIEITNKGTLKNNAGANAPQNYSILVTGYTALLGTKETGSLSGIAIAPTITKNMINILKAPKKSTFTIYDLSGKKLQNGTINSDKEAVDLSAYTKGIYIIEIKTDKEVISKKVIKE comes from the coding sequence ATGAATAAGATCTTTATTTCGATCAGCACTTTAATTATTTCATTTATAAGTGCTCAAAACAACAATGATGCTCTCAAAAGAGAATTTGAAAGACAAAGAATAGAAAACAACGAAAAGTTTGACGCCTATGTTTCAAAACATTATGGCGCCAGCAGAAGTCCTGAAACCTTAAAAAAAATTGAGGAAGAGAGAGCAAGCATTGCTGCTTTTGCCCCTAACGGCCAGCCTCTTTTCAACAAAGCCCAGGACCTGGACCAGATCAAAAATTCTAATTCCGACTTTCTGCAGGGAGGAAATATCAGCGGACTCACAGGCTCCTTTAACGGTGAAAATATCAAATTTACCATTTTTGACGGAAGTACAGCAAACGCCCCCTCCAGAGTTTTTGCAGACCATGTATTTTTTAATAACGCTACCGGAAGGATAACCAATAAAGAAAGCAGCACTCTTAATTATGGTGATCATGCCACTTCTATTGCAGGCTTCATTGGAGCTAAAGATTATCCATATACTGTAACCTTTACTAATGGAACTACAAGAGCCGTTAATTTCAGGGGGATTGCTCCCAATTCTACCATAGATGCCTATGCTTTTATGGATAGCACCCTGCCTGGAAACACCACCGCAAGTACTGTGTTTCAAAAAATATTAATTGCGCAGCCTGCTATATCCAACCATTCTTACGGAACCAATCCCGGATGGACTCAAGCATTGGTCAATGGTGCAGCAGCCTGGGTATGGGCGGGAGATTTTACTTCACCCAATACAGCATATGATATGCAGGGAACGTATTTTGAGACGGACCGGGATTATGACCGCATTGTATATAATAACCCGTCCTATATCATTGTTAAATCCGCCGGAAATTCTTACGGAATGGGACCCGGCACCTCGGCAGGGACTAAATACTATTCCAAGGGCACTGTTGCATTTACCGCATCAGATACCCTTCCTCCCAACAACTGCTCACAGGGATACGACTGTATCGGCTTTGGTTCTCTGGGAAAAAACATTATTGTCGTAGGAGCTACCGACAGAATCACCACTAACGACGGGAGATACACCGCTTCTTCGGATGTCATCCATTCCGGCTACAGCAGCGCGGGACCAAGAGATGACGGAGGTATTAAACCTGATATTACTGCTGTTGGAACATCAGTAGCCAGCGCGAGTACTAATAATGATGCAACCGGAAGCCAAGGTATTACAGTAGGCGATGGGACTTCGTATTCAGCTCCTGTTGTTACAGGTATCATGGGGCTATGGACCCAGATCAGCAAGCAATTATTTTCCGGAAACCCACTCAGTGCCGCATCTGCTAAAACCCTGATGATCCACTCCGCTTTAGAAGCCGGCAATATCGGACCTGACCCGCATTTCGGATGGGGATTCATCAATGCAAAAAAAGGAGCAGAACTTCTTGTGGCAAAATCAAATAACAGCATTATTTTTAACGATGAGACCTTAACAAGCGGAACACCAAATGCCAAAATCGTTACAGCTTCCGGAAGTGAACCATTAAAAGTGACCATTTCATGGATCGATCCTGAATACACCACAATGCCAGCCACTTACGCAGATGCTTATAACGATAGAACATCTAAGCTTATTAATGATTTGGACGTGAGAATTATTGATACCTCTAACAATACTATTTATTACCCTTGGAAATTGAATGCTTTAAGCCCAATGTCCCCTGCTACAAAAGCCGACAATACGGTAGACAATGTAGAGCAGGTAGTTATCGACAATCCGGTAGCAGGTAGAAATTACAGGATTGAGATCACCAACAAAGGGACCTTAAAAAACAATGCAGGCGCTAATGCTCCACAGAATTATTCAATTCTTGTGACAGGCTACACCGCTCTTTTAGGAACTAAAGAAACCGGAAGCCTAAGCGGAATTGCCATAGCACCCACTATTACAAAGAATATGATCAATATACTGAAAGCACCTAAAAAATCAACTTTCACCATTTATGATCTATCCGGTAAAAAATTACAGAACGGAACCATCAACAGTGATAAAGAAGCAGTTGATTTATCTGCCTATACAAAAGGAATTTATATTATTGAAATAAAAACTGACAAAGAAGTAATTTCTAAAAAAGTAATTAAGGAATAA